The proteins below are encoded in one region of Methanomassiliicoccus luminyensis B10:
- a CDS encoding DUF5685 family protein translates to MFGYVAADLQALSEEERDRYRKHYCGLCYQLDARYASAGRASLTYDMTFLNILLSSLYDLEEVQGSQHCVCHPLKQHPYIVTPATVYAADISILLAYYQCLDDWNDDHDPVARKKNKVLEKYLGSIEGSNPRQYQAVTDSMRQLGRMEQANELNPDLPANCFGELMGTLLVWRQDEYADTLWHMGAALGRFIYLLDAVNDLKADIKKQRYNPLVAQMNSDFMPALTMIMAECTAEFERLPIERDRRILQDHLYSGVWQNYRVRRKRGMDA, encoded by the coding sequence ATGTTTGGATACGTCGCGGCAGATCTTCAGGCTCTCTCGGAGGAAGAAAGAGATCGGTACAGAAAACACTATTGCGGACTCTGCTATCAGCTGGATGCACGGTATGCCAGCGCTGGCCGGGCCAGCCTGACCTACGATATGACATTTCTTAACATATTGCTCTCATCTCTGTATGATCTCGAAGAAGTTCAGGGCAGCCAGCATTGTGTTTGCCACCCGCTGAAACAGCACCCGTACATTGTGACACCAGCTACCGTATATGCGGCAGATATCAGCATCCTGTTGGCCTACTACCAGTGCCTAGACGACTGGAACGATGATCATGATCCGGTAGCCAGAAAAAAGAACAAGGTACTCGAAAAATATCTGGGCAGTATAGAAGGTTCCAATCCTCGCCAGTATCAGGCAGTTACGGACAGCATGCGGCAGCTTGGGAGGATGGAGCAGGCCAATGAACTTAACCCGGACCTGCCCGCCAACTGCTTCGGGGAGCTGATGGGCACGTTGCTTGTCTGGCGGCAGGACGAATATGCCGACACGCTGTGGCATATGGGCGCGGCCCTCGGTCGTTTCATCTACTTACTGGACGCGGTGAACGATTTGAAGGCTGATATCAAAAAGCAGCGGTACAATCCGCTGGTGGCGCAGATGAACTCGGATTTTATGCCTGCGCTCACCATGATCATGGCCGAATGCACCGCCGAATTTGAGAGACTGCCCATCGAACGGGACCGGCGCATCCTGCAGGACCATCTGTACTCCGGCGTCTGGCAGAACTACCGGGTGCGGCGAAAGAGAGGGATGGATGCATAA
- a CDS encoding DnaJ domain-containing protein yields the protein MDDPYNVLGLSSSASEEEVTKTYRRLAKKYHPDLNPGDKAAEKKMREINAAYEQIKTQKTGGTSYERPDGSYGPQQHTQPGGGYTYRGNDPFGGFDFGGFGDIFGDIFGNAWQQQTNGQAGPPTIRQARSYVQVRQYQTALRILSQISERDAEWYYLSAVVNAGVGNRVTALNHAKDAVRMEPNNSEYQQLLNQFQQGSFTYQQNGQNQGFNMQKMGRSILQVMLAQMACIFCCHEGC from the coding sequence ATGGACGACCCATACAATGTGCTGGGCCTAAGTTCCTCCGCGTCAGAGGAGGAAGTTACGAAAACCTATCGTAGGCTGGCCAAAAAATACCATCCGGACCTGAACCCGGGGGATAAAGCCGCTGAAAAAAAGATGCGTGAGATAAATGCGGCCTACGAGCAGATCAAAACACAGAAAACCGGTGGAACTTCATACGAGCGGCCCGACGGAAGCTACGGACCCCAGCAGCATACACAGCCTGGCGGGGGCTATACCTACCGGGGCAACGATCCCTTTGGCGGGTTTGATTTTGGGGGCTTCGGAGATATTTTCGGAGATATCTTTGGAAACGCGTGGCAACAGCAAACCAACGGTCAAGCCGGTCCTCCCACAATCCGGCAGGCCCGCAGCTATGTTCAGGTTCGCCAGTATCAGACCGCTCTGCGCATACTCTCACAAATATCGGAGCGTGACGCTGAATGGTATTACCTTAGCGCCGTTGTCAATGCCGGGGTCGGCAACCGGGTCACGGCGCTCAATCACGCAAAAGATGCAGTGCGGATGGAGCCGAACAATTCAGAGTACCAGCAGCTGTTGAACCAGTTCCAGCAGGGCAGCTTTACATACCAACAGAACGGGCAAAATCAAGGATTCAACATGCAGAAAATGGGCCGCAGCATTCTGCAGGTCATGCTTGCACAGATGGCTTGCATATTTTGCTGCCATGAGGGCTGCTGA
- the dnaK gene encoding molecular chaperone DnaK, whose translation MGKIIGIDLGTTNSCVAVMEGGKAVIIPSAEGGRTTPSVVAFAQSGQRLVGQAAVRQAVANAERTITSIKREMGSAYEIKIDGKTFTPPEISAMVLGKLKKDAEAYLGEAVNEAVITVPAYFTDAQRQATKDAGTIAGLEVRRIINEPTAAALAYGADKEENRKVLVFDLGGGTFDVSVLDIKDGVIEVVATAGNNRLGGDDFDACIVEWLVAEFEREHRVNLSGQLTAMIRLREAAEQAKKELSSAKNATISLPYLSESKGTPLHLNLTLSRAKFDELTAHLVKAMAAPVQQAMGDAHISKDNIGKVLLVGGATRMPAVQEQVKNITGKDGFKGIDPDECVAMGAALQGGVMIGEVNGLLLLDVTPLSLGIETVGDVCTHVIERNTTIPISKSQVFTTAANFQPSVEVHVLQGERPRASQNKTLGKFRLKGIQKAMAGVPQIEVTFTIDVNGIVHVAAKDLKTGRAQDITIESSSNMSDEDIQNAIRDAQQYAADDDKFRQATEARGQLQRLLGQADELENQAKSKDKQAYKAMKEALSGPIKTAKKALGSKNPDEVMSACDALETAMGPYRNGDEN comes from the coding sequence ATGGGAAAAATTATCGGGATCGATCTTGGCACCACCAATTCCTGCGTGGCGGTCATGGAGGGCGGAAAGGCAGTCATCATACCAAGTGCCGAGGGAGGCCGCACCACACCGTCTGTGGTCGCCTTTGCACAAAGCGGTCAGCGCCTGGTGGGGCAGGCAGCGGTGCGGCAGGCAGTAGCCAACGCAGAACGTACAATTACTTCCATCAAACGGGAGATGGGGTCTGCCTACGAGATAAAAATTGATGGGAAGACCTTCACCCCGCCGGAGATATCGGCCATGGTGCTGGGCAAGTTGAAAAAAGATGCGGAGGCATATCTTGGCGAGGCGGTGAACGAGGCAGTAATCACAGTTCCCGCCTATTTTACCGATGCCCAGCGTCAGGCAACCAAGGATGCTGGCACTATTGCCGGGCTGGAGGTGCGGCGCATCATCAACGAGCCCACGGCTGCGGCACTGGCATATGGTGCGGATAAAGAGGAAAACCGGAAGGTGCTGGTGTTCGATCTCGGAGGCGGCACCTTTGATGTGTCGGTGCTAGATATTAAGGACGGCGTGATCGAGGTGGTCGCCACGGCGGGGAACAACCGTTTAGGCGGTGATGATTTTGACGCCTGCATCGTGGAATGGCTTGTAGCTGAATTCGAAAGGGAACACCGGGTGAACCTGTCCGGGCAGCTTACCGCAATGATTCGTTTGAGAGAGGCTGCCGAGCAGGCAAAAAAAGAACTGTCTTCCGCCAAAAATGCTACTATCAGTCTACCTTATCTCTCCGAATCCAAAGGGACACCTCTGCATCTGAACCTTACCCTTTCACGGGCCAAGTTTGACGAATTGACCGCCCATCTGGTGAAAGCCATGGCCGCACCGGTGCAGCAGGCTATGGGCGACGCGCATATCTCAAAGGACAACATCGGCAAGGTCCTGCTGGTAGGCGGCGCCACGCGCATGCCCGCCGTACAGGAGCAGGTGAAAAACATTACCGGCAAGGACGGCTTCAAAGGGATCGACCCCGACGAGTGCGTCGCCATGGGAGCAGCGTTGCAGGGCGGCGTTATGATCGGCGAGGTCAACGGGCTACTTCTTCTGGACGTGACGCCGCTGTCTCTTGGCATTGAGACCGTGGGCGATGTTTGCACTCATGTGATCGAGCGCAACACCACGATCCCCATATCCAAAAGCCAAGTGTTCACCACGGCGGCCAACTTTCAGCCTTCAGTTGAGGTCCATGTACTGCAGGGCGAGCGCCCGCGGGCCAGCCAGAATAAGACGTTGGGCAAGTTCAGGCTCAAGGGAATCCAAAAGGCAATGGCGGGGGTGCCTCAGATCGAGGTGACTTTCACCATCGATGTCAACGGCATCGTACATGTTGCCGCAAAGGACCTGAAAACCGGAAGGGCCCAGGACATCACTATCGAATCGTCCTCCAATATGAGCGATGAGGATATTCAGAACGCGATTCGGGACGCCCAGCAGTATGCTGCCGATGACGATAAGTTCCGTCAGGCAACCGAGGCGCGCGGACAACTGCAAAGGCTGCTGGGACAGGCTGACGAATTAGAAAACCAGGCAAAAAGCAAGGATAAGCAAGCCTATAAAGCGATGAAGGAAGCGCTGAGCGGACCGATAAAAACTGCGAAAAAGGCCTTGGGGAGCAAGAACCCGGATGAGGTAATGTCGGCGTGCGATGCGTTGGAGACCGCCATGGGACCATATAGGAACGGCGATGAAAATTGA